The proteins below are encoded in one region of Triticum aestivum cultivar Chinese Spring chromosome 1B, IWGSC CS RefSeq v2.1, whole genome shotgun sequence:
- the LOC123143052 gene encoding phospholipase D beta 1: MEGSSRRPGSARASLKVVLLHGSLDIWVRDAGGLPDMGVLYKKFGDLLGRRLVGSVADMVPSASMTSDPYVTVQVSAATVARTYVVPNSEDPVWAQNFVVPVGHEAAEVQFAVKDSDVFGSQFIGAAAIPAEQLLCGDKIEGAYPLLDPNGKPCAPGAVLRLSIQYTPVARLTAYHCGVTAGPDSHGVPNAYFPLRRGMKVTLYQDAHVPEGCLPDIRLDNGLQYQHGQCWRDMYTAIIQARRLIYVAGWSVFHTIRLVRDGAEEVPSLGDLLKMKSQEGVRVLLLVWDDPTSDTIIGRTDGYMRTRDEETRRFFKHSPVQILLCPRSAGKRHSWVKQKETGTTYSHHQKTVIVDADAGGNRRKIIAFIGGLDLCGGRYDLPGHPLFRTLQTLHKEDYHNPNFAAVDARGPREPWHDLHSKIDGPAAYDVLKNFEERWLKASKHHGIKKFGKSYDDALLSIERIPDIIDINDTLYFSDNDPEAWHVQVFRSIDSNSAKGFPKDPREATRKNLVCGKNVLIDMSIHTAYVNAIRAAQHFIYIENQYFIGSSFDWDSNKDIGANNLVPIEIALKIATKIKVNERFSAYIVLPMWPEGKPTGHIAQRILYWQNKTMQMMYEIIYRALKEAGLDDVYEPQDYLVFFCLGNREASDSPSASSTADSPQEQARENRRFMVYVHSKGMIVDDEYVIIGSANINQRSMEGTRDTEIAMGAYQPQYTWANKISAPRGQVYGYRMSLWAEHIGAIEDDFNHPESIQCMRRVRHLGEHNWDQFAANEVTEMRGHLLKYPASVNREGKVKPLPGCATFPDMGGNICGSVPFTLIHDNLTI; this comes from the exons ATGGAGGGAAGCAGCCGCCGCCCCGGCAGCGCGAGGGCGTCGCTCAAGGTGGTGCTGCTCCACGGCAGCCTCGACATCTGGGTGCGCGACGCGGGGGGCCTCCCCGACATGGGCGTGCTCTACAAGAAGTTCGGCGACCTCCTCGGCCGGCGCCTCGTCGGCTCCGTCGCCGACATGGTGCCCAGCGCCTCGATGACGAGCGACCCGTACGTCACCGTCCAggtctccgccgccaccgtcgcccgcaCCTACGTCGTGCCCAACAGCGAGGACCCCGTGTGGGCGCAGAACTTCGTGGTGCCCGTCGGCCACGAGGCGGCCGAGGTCCAGTTCGCCGTCAAGGACAGCGACGTCTTCGGCAGCCAGTTCATCGGCGCTGCGGCCATCCCCGCCGAGCAGCTCCTCTGCGGGGACAAGATCGAGGGCGCCTATCCTCTGCTGGATCCCAATGGCAAGCCGTGCGCTCCGGGCGCAGTGCTGCGGCTCTCCATACAGTACACCCCGGTGGCTCGCCTCACAGCGTACCACTGTGGTGTCACTGCTGGGCCGGACAGCCATGGGGTGCCAAATGCATACTTTCCTCTGCGCCGTGGCATGAAGGTGACCCTCTACCAGGATGCACATGTGCCCGAGGGCTGTCTCCCGGACATCCGGCTTGACAATGGGCTGCAATACCAACATGGGCAATGTTGGCGCGACATGTACACCGCCATAATCCAGGCGCGGCGGCTGATTTACGTCGCCGGGTGGTCGGTGTTCCACACCATCCGCCTCGTAAGGGACGGGGCCGAGGAGGTGCCGTCACTTGGGGACCTGTTGAAGATGAAGTCACAGGAAGGAGTGAGGGTGTTGCTTCTTGTATGGGACGATCCAACATCGGATACTATTATCGGCAGAACG GATGGATATATGCGAACACGAGATGAGGAGACACGTAGATTCTTCAAGCACTCTCCGGTTCAAATATTGCTTTGCCCAAGATCTGCTGGGAAACGTCACAGCTGGGTGAAACAGAAG GAAACAGGAACAACATATAGTCATCATCAGAAAACAGTTATCGTGGATGCTGATGCTGGCGGTAATAGGAGAAAAATAATTGCTTTTATTGGAGGCCTTGATTTATGTGGTGGACGCTATGATCTACCTGGGCACCCTCTGTTTCGGACTCTTCAAACTTTGCACAAGGAGGATTATCACAATCCAAACTTTGCT GCGGTTGATGCTCGTGGCCCAAGGGAACCATGGCATGACTTGCATTCGAAAATCGACGGTCCAGCAGCTTATGACGTTCTAAAGAATTTTGAGGAGCGTTGGTTGAAGGCATCGAAACACCATGGTATTAAGAAATTCGGAAAATCATATGATGACGCACTTCTCAGTATTGAAAGAATACCTGATATCATAGACATTAACGACACATTATATTTTAGCGACAACGATCCTGAGGCATGGCATGTTCAG GTGTTTCGATCTATTGATTCCAACTCTGCCAAGGGATTTCCAAAGGATCCACGAGAAGCAACCAGAAAG AATCTTGTTTGTGGAAAGAATGTACTAATTGATATGAGCATACACACAGCTTATGTGAATGCCATCCGGGCAGCCCAACACTTTATTTATATTGAGAATCAGTACTTCATAGGTTCTTCATTCGATTGGGATTCAAACAAAGATATTG GGGCTAACAATCTAGTACCGATTGAAATTGCTCTCAAAATTGCAACCAAAATTAAGGTGAACGAAAGGTTCTCTGCATACATAGTGCTTCCTATGTGGCCTGAGGGTAAACCAACTGGTCACATAGCACAAAGAATTCTGTACTGGCAG AACAAAACAATGCAAATGATGTACGAGATAATATATAGAGCCTTGAAAGAAGCAGGTTTGGATGATGTATATGAGCCTCAGGATTATTTGGTCTTCTTTTGTCTTGGCAATCGTGAAGCTTCTGACAGTCCTAGCGCTTCAAGCACAGCAGATAGTCCTCAG GAACAAGCTAGGGAAAATAGGAGGTTCATGGTGTATGTACATTCAAAGGGCATGATTGTGGACGATGAATATGTGATAATTGGATCAGCTAATATCAACCAGAGGTCCATGGAAGGAACCAGAGACACTGAGATTGCTATGGGAGCGTATCAACCACAGTACACCTGGGCAAATAAAATTTCTGCCCCCCGTGGACAG GTTTATGGGTACAGAATGTCGCTCTGGGCCGAGCATATTGGAGCTATCGAGGACGACTTCAACCATCCAGAGAGCATACAGTGCATGAGGCGGGTTCGACATCTCGGGGAACATAACTGGGATCAGTTCGCTGCCAATGAGGTGACTGAGATGAGAGGCCACCTCTTGAAGTACCCTGCAAGTGTTAACCGTGAAGGCAAGGTGAAACCTTTGCCAGGATGCGCGACATTCCCAGACATGGGCGGGAACATTTGTGGCTCTGTCCCCTTTACACTCATCCATGATAACCTCACAATATGA